Proteins encoded within one genomic window of Haladaptatus sp. QDMS2:
- the gdhB gene encoding glutamate dehydrogenase GdhB → MATHTATAQAEGEPAEFESALQTARRQLARAASLLDIDENIVERLKYPAKIHEVTVPIKRDDGTVEVFTGYRAQHDSVRGPYKGGLRYHPSVTRDECVGLSMWMTWKCAVMDIPFGGAKGGIVVNPKDLSAAERERLTRRFTQEMRNAIGPNRDIPAPDMGTDAETMAWIMDAYSMQVGETTPGVVTGKPPIVGGSYGREEAPGRSVAIITRLACDYYDRPLHDTTVAIQGFGSVGANAARLLDSWGANVVAVSDVNGAIYDPDGLAVAEIPSHDEEPEAVTRDAADVLSNEDLLELDVDVLIPAAVGNVITEENADAIRADIVVEGANGPTTSGGDAILDEREIPVIPDILANAGGVTVSYFEWLQDINRRAWSLEQVNEELESEMQTAWADVRSEVDARGVTWRDAAYIVALSRIAESHASRGLWP, encoded by the coding sequence ATGGCGACGCACACAGCCACAGCGCAGGCCGAGGGTGAACCGGCCGAGTTCGAATCGGCCCTCCAGACCGCCCGCCGACAACTCGCCCGCGCGGCGAGCCTGCTCGACATCGACGAGAACATCGTCGAGCGACTGAAGTACCCCGCAAAAATCCACGAGGTCACCGTCCCGATAAAGCGAGACGACGGAACCGTCGAGGTGTTCACGGGCTACAGAGCCCAACACGACAGCGTCAGAGGGCCGTACAAGGGCGGCCTTCGGTACCACCCGAGCGTCACCCGCGACGAGTGTGTCGGCCTGTCGATGTGGATGACCTGGAAGTGTGCCGTCATGGATATCCCATTCGGTGGCGCGAAAGGCGGCATCGTGGTCAATCCGAAGGACCTGAGCGCCGCCGAACGAGAGCGCCTGACCCGGCGGTTCACCCAGGAGATGCGGAATGCGATTGGCCCCAATCGTGACATCCCTGCCCCGGACATGGGAACCGACGCCGAGACGATGGCGTGGATCATGGACGCCTACTCCATGCAAGTCGGCGAGACGACGCCGGGCGTCGTCACCGGAAAACCTCCAATCGTCGGTGGCTCGTACGGTCGTGAGGAGGCTCCCGGTCGCTCCGTCGCCATCATCACGCGCCTCGCGTGCGACTACTACGACCGCCCGCTCCACGATACGACCGTCGCGATTCAGGGCTTCGGGTCTGTTGGCGCGAACGCGGCGCGCTTGCTCGATTCGTGGGGTGCGAACGTGGTCGCGGTGAGCGACGTAAACGGAGCAATCTACGACCCCGACGGCCTCGCTGTCGCTGAAATCCCCTCCCACGACGAGGAGCCGGAAGCCGTCACGCGAGACGCGGCCGACGTGCTCTCGAACGAGGACCTGCTCGAACTCGACGTGGACGTGCTCATCCCGGCCGCCGTTGGCAACGTCATCACCGAGGAGAACGCCGACGCCATTCGGGCCGACATCGTCGTCGAGGGTGCAAACGGCCCGACGACCTCTGGCGGCGACGCGATTCTCGACGAACGCGAGATTCCCGTGATTCCCGACATCCTCGCGAACGCAGGCGGCGTCACTGTCTCCTACTTCGAGTGGCTCCAGGACATCAATCGCCGTGCCTGGTCGCTCGAACAGGTGAACGAAGAACTCGAATCGGAGATGCAGACGGCGTGGGCCGACGTCCGTTCGGAAGTCGATGCCCGCGGTGTGACCTGGCGCGATGCCGCCTACATCGTCGCGCTCTCTCGCATCGCGGAATCGCACGCCTCGCGCGGCCTCTGGCCCTAA
- a CDS encoding rubrerythrin-like domain-containing protein, translating to MRDITYDPSEKSAYECFACGTIERAESNPGPCSDCGNEMRSRNTPLE from the coding sequence ATGAGAGATATTACCTACGACCCGTCGGAGAAATCCGCCTACGAGTGCTTCGCGTGTGGGACCATCGAGCGTGCAGAATCGAATCCCGGTCCGTGTTCTGACTGCGGCAACGAGATGCGCAGCCGAAACACCCCACTCGAGTGA
- a CDS encoding bacterio-opsin activator domain-containing protein: MAASPNRLRSPHLLLVGEIEWVSSFASWLERHSDATVSNVPDATGALDALEDSTVDCLLCEHALEAESGLALLREIRERTATLPVFLCTADGSESLASEAIAAGVTEYVPLDGDVSERFDDLVARIEGRIREARRTVTQRDRARQFDAIFHDDRTATWVLDTEGAVVRANETARATTDQPVSELVGQPFWSLAWWADDATTRADVEQIVETAREGTFSNAVITRTTATDESVVDLSARPVFSARGDLASIVVEGVDISERVGLERDLRRSEELHRVTLNNMTDTVLMTDENGEYTYVCPNVHFIFGYTDDEIRELGTIDDLLGADLFDREELAAEGVLKNIECTASDKRGREHTLLVNVREVSIQDGTILYSCRDITKRKQREEALATLQELARDFLYAETHHEIAHHVVEDTAGVLDMDASAVYLFDAVETELTPIAFADSLERLHGTLTSVGADGSGLVSYSFLEAESLFFDDVHDADALENPATELRSAAYIPLGDHGVFFCGSPTVGRFDAVTRELADLLAATAEAALDRVSRESRLREQDRELQRRNSQLTALNRINEIIREIDQALVQAETRAEIDHAVCDLLTAADRFSFAWIGVADSITDTLEPRAWAGAEQGYLDSVPFSVTDASVEPAGRTAATREVTMVRNVADRLRAEPWRKEALSREYLSVISVPLAYDEFTYGVLTVYATSQNAFDETSQAVLAELGETIASATSAIERKNALLTTSVTRLEFDVADPSFVLSRLARDVGCTITFQGGVQQTDAGAYVFVTVEGADVEAVEAAANRLVAIDDVQRISASGSEGVLRLRLSQPFLALELADHGAVLRSASSSPEAANVVIDVPDSVDVRHITSLVADSFATIELRSKKTVAREDTQNLYAKFLGQLTDRQLEVIQTAYYSGFFESPRERTGEEIAATLGISPPAFYKHARVVQRKLFTTLFEDIGVPTAPST; encoded by the coding sequence ATGGCGGCTTCCCCTAATCGGCTCCGTTCTCCGCACCTCTTGCTCGTCGGTGAAATCGAGTGGGTGTCCAGTTTCGCCTCGTGGCTGGAGCGCCACAGCGACGCCACAGTTTCGAACGTTCCCGACGCGACGGGTGCCCTCGACGCTCTCGAAGACAGCACGGTCGATTGTCTCCTCTGTGAACACGCCCTCGAAGCCGAGTCTGGGTTGGCCCTCCTCCGCGAAATTCGCGAGCGCACCGCGACACTCCCCGTGTTTCTCTGTACCGCAGACGGCTCAGAGTCGCTCGCGAGCGAGGCGATTGCGGCCGGCGTCACGGAGTACGTCCCGCTCGACGGCGACGTTTCCGAACGCTTCGACGACCTCGTGGCGCGCATCGAAGGGCGCATCCGTGAGGCACGCCGAACCGTGACCCAGCGCGACCGGGCGCGACAGTTCGACGCGATTTTCCACGACGACCGGACGGCAACCTGGGTGCTCGATACGGAGGGAGCGGTCGTCCGGGCGAACGAAACCGCCCGTGCTACGACCGACCAACCGGTCTCCGAACTGGTCGGCCAGCCGTTCTGGTCGCTCGCGTGGTGGGCAGACGATGCCACGACGCGGGCGGACGTCGAGCAAATCGTCGAAACGGCGCGCGAGGGAACCTTCTCGAACGCTGTGATTACGCGCACCACCGCCACCGACGAGTCGGTCGTGGACCTCTCGGCGCGACCGGTGTTCTCCGCGCGGGGCGACCTGGCTTCCATCGTGGTCGAGGGTGTCGATATCAGTGAGCGCGTCGGCCTCGAACGCGACTTGCGTCGCTCCGAGGAACTCCACCGCGTCACGCTCAACAACATGACCGACACCGTCCTCATGACCGACGAGAACGGTGAGTACACCTACGTCTGTCCGAACGTCCATTTCATCTTCGGCTACACGGACGACGAGATTCGCGAGTTGGGAACCATCGACGACTTGCTCGGCGCGGACCTGTTCGACCGCGAGGAACTCGCGGCAGAGGGCGTGTTGAAGAACATCGAGTGCACAGCCTCCGACAAGCGTGGCCGGGAACACACGCTGTTGGTCAACGTCCGCGAGGTGTCGATTCAGGACGGGACGATTCTCTACAGTTGTCGCGACATCACGAAGCGAAAACAGCGAGAGGAGGCGCTCGCGACCTTGCAGGAACTGGCGCGTGACTTCCTGTACGCCGAAACGCACCACGAAATCGCCCACCACGTCGTTGAGGACACGGCGGGCGTTCTCGACATGGACGCGAGCGCCGTCTACCTGTTCGACGCAGTCGAAACCGAACTCACGCCAATCGCCTTCGCAGACTCGCTCGAACGACTCCACGGCACACTCACGAGCGTCGGCGCGGACGGGTCTGGCCTGGTGAGTTACAGCTTCCTCGAAGCCGAGTCCCTGTTTTTCGACGACGTTCACGACGCCGACGCGCTCGAAAATCCGGCCACCGAACTTCGCAGCGCAGCCTACATTCCGCTTGGCGACCACGGCGTGTTCTTCTGTGGGTCGCCCACTGTCGGCCGGTTCGATGCCGTGACGCGAGAACTCGCAGACCTGCTCGCCGCCACGGCCGAAGCCGCCCTCGACCGAGTTTCCCGCGAGAGTCGGTTGCGCGAACAGGACCGCGAACTCCAGCGACGGAACAGCCAACTCACCGCACTCAACCGCATCAACGAAATCATCCGCGAAATCGACCAGGCGCTCGTACAGGCTGAGACGCGCGCAGAAATCGACCACGCAGTGTGCGACCTGCTCACCGCCGCCGACCGCTTCTCGTTCGCCTGGATTGGGGTCGCCGATTCGATTACCGACACCCTCGAACCGCGGGCCTGGGCGGGTGCAGAGCAGGGTTACCTCGACAGCGTGCCGTTCTCGGTCACGGACGCGTCCGTTGAACCGGCCGGCAGAACCGCCGCCACGCGGGAGGTCACGATGGTCAGAAACGTCGCCGACAGGCTCAGAGCCGAACCCTGGCGAAAGGAGGCGCTCTCCCGGGAGTACCTCTCTGTGATTAGCGTCCCACTCGCGTACGACGAGTTCACCTACGGCGTCCTCACCGTCTACGCCACCTCGCAGAACGCCTTCGACGAAACGTCACAGGCCGTGCTCGCGGAACTCGGCGAGACCATCGCCTCCGCGACGAGTGCCATCGAGCGAAAGAACGCCCTGCTCACCACGTCGGTCACACGCCTCGAATTCGATGTGGCCGACCCCTCGTTCGTGCTCTCGCGGCTGGCGCGGGACGTGGGCTGTACGATTACGTTCCAGGGCGGCGTCCAGCAGACGGACGCGGGAGCCTACGTGTTTGTCACGGTCGAGGGGGCCGACGTGGAGGCGGTTGAGGCGGCGGCAAACCGACTGGTCGCTATCGATGACGTCCAGCGAATCAGCGCGAGCGGGTCGGAGGGTGTCCTTCGCCTGCGCCTCTCACAGCCGTTTCTCGCGCTCGAACTGGCCGACCACGGGGCGGTGCTCCGGAGCGCGTCGAGCAGTCCGGAAGCGGCCAACGTGGTCATCGACGTTCCCGACAGCGTGGACGTTCGACACATCACGAGCCTCGTCGCCGACTCGTTCGCGACTATCGAGTTGCGCTCGAAGAAGACCGTCGCCCGAGAGGACACCCAGAACCTATACGCGAAGTTCCTCGGCCAACTCACCGACCGGCAACTCGAAGTGATACAGACGGCCTACTACAGCGGATTCTTCGAATCGCCGCGCGAGCGGACTGGCGAGGAGATTGCAGCAACGCTCGGCATCTCCCCGCCCGCGTTCTACAAGCACGCCCGCGTCGTCCAGCGGAAACTCTTCACGACACTGTTCGAGGACATTGGCGTGCCCACCGCGCCATCGACCTGA
- a CDS encoding ABC transporter substrate-binding protein, with translation MTDGFSRRHLLRLSGGLVATSALAGCQSQPTGDTTAATTTDPGSRSRTLALIGGPIRTLDPAKAADENSVKVLTQLYEGLLHFPKGNPDPELLLADDVSVSDDGLTYTFSLDPTVEFSTGDGLTAADVAYSFERVAQSTNSSWRSYLLSMLGVVHEMEGDEYVPGSLGVTAVDDSTVAIELQQATHNGLELLAHPAFAVVPEGLVGDIEGYEGSVEYETFATQSSYGTGPFTLESWSQGDHYRVRAREDYHGDGPNIAGIDWAVIESDTAYDYAMGLDADAFWVPDARFDRSLLDVDHVDEQGRLVGTYGPLPENGITANYLGVPLLWMYFIGFNTQSVAKPVRQAVAYAMNQQAHLEQVHKGRGALSAHVTPPPLLFDDREARTEHADSAYPYGLDTSDLEAAREVMEAAGYSESNPADVTFTVYQNSTWRQSAQILQNQLKSVHVNIDIEQAEFGTMYSRGQNGTLEMFSWAWAMDYPAAESFLSILVPGTDNPVFTNWGGTEAAAQASEAWEQITEHSTRSAEDQEIRAAAYRQMEEANWQDVTVLPKYQPLGEGFYYPWLSLPKTGAAGFSKHTYNDVTIGPRDT, from the coding sequence ATGACCGACGGATTCTCTAGACGCCACCTTCTCCGACTCTCGGGCGGTCTCGTCGCCACCAGCGCGCTCGCCGGGTGTCAGTCACAACCCACCGGTGACACCACGGCAGCGACGACGACGGACCCGGGTTCTCGGTCGCGAACGCTCGCCCTCATCGGCGGCCCCATTCGTACGCTCGACCCGGCGAAAGCCGCAGACGAAAACTCAGTGAAGGTGCTCACCCAGCTCTACGAGGGGCTCCTTCACTTCCCGAAGGGCAACCCGGACCCCGAACTGCTGCTCGCAGACGATGTGTCCGTCTCCGACGACGGACTGACCTACACGTTCTCGCTCGACCCGACTGTCGAGTTTTCGACCGGCGACGGACTCACTGCCGCCGACGTCGCCTACTCGTTCGAGCGCGTTGCCCAGTCCACGAATTCGAGTTGGCGAAGCTACCTCCTCTCGATGCTCGGCGTCGTCCACGAGATGGAAGGGGACGAGTACGTGCCTGGAAGTCTCGGCGTGACCGCGGTGGACGATTCGACCGTCGCAATCGAACTTCAGCAGGCGACCCACAACGGCCTCGAACTGCTCGCCCACCCCGCCTTCGCCGTCGTTCCCGAAGGACTCGTCGGCGACATTGAGGGATACGAGGGGTCTGTCGAATACGAGACGTTCGCCACGCAGTCGTCGTACGGAACCGGACCGTTCACCCTCGAATCGTGGTCACAGGGCGACCACTATCGAGTTCGCGCTCGTGAGGACTACCACGGCGATGGTCCGAACATCGCGGGCATCGACTGGGCGGTCATCGAGTCGGATACGGCCTACGACTACGCGATGGGCCTCGACGCGGACGCCTTCTGGGTGCCCGACGCCCGATTCGACCGGTCGTTGCTCGACGTAGACCACGTAGACGAACAGGGTCGGCTGGTCGGGACCTACGGTCCCCTGCCCGAAAACGGTATCACCGCGAACTACCTCGGCGTGCCGCTGCTGTGGATGTACTTCATCGGGTTCAACACGCAATCGGTCGCAAAACCGGTCAGGCAAGCCGTCGCTTACGCGATGAACCAGCAAGCGCACCTCGAACAGGTCCACAAGGGTCGCGGTGCACTCTCCGCACACGTCACGCCGCCGCCGTTGCTTTTCGATGACCGTGAGGCCCGCACCGAACACGCCGACTCGGCGTATCCCTACGGCCTCGACACTTCTGACCTCGAAGCTGCCCGCGAGGTGATGGAAGCCGCCGGGTACAGCGAGTCGAACCCCGCCGACGTCACGTTCACCGTCTACCAGAACAGCACCTGGAGACAGAGCGCACAAATTCTCCAGAATCAACTGAAAAGCGTCCACGTCAACATCGACATCGAACAGGCGGAGTTCGGGACGATGTACTCGCGCGGGCAGAACGGAACGCTCGAGATGTTCTCGTGGGCGTGGGCGATGGACTATCCGGCCGCAGAGAGTTTCCTCAGCATCCTCGTCCCCGGCACCGACAACCCGGTGTTCACGAACTGGGGCGGGACAGAGGCCGCAGCACAGGCGAGCGAGGCGTGGGAGCAGATTACCGAACACTCGACACGGTCCGCGGAGGACCAGGAGATTCGCGCGGCCGCCTACCGGCAAATGGAAGAGGCAAACTGGCAGGACGTCACGGTGCTGCCGAAGTACCAGCCACTCGGCGAGGGCTTTTACTATCCCTGGCTCTCGCTCCCGAAGACGGGGGCTGCGGGCTTCTCGAAACACACCTACAACGACGTGACGATTGGGCCACGCGACACCTGA
- a CDS encoding plastocyanin/azurin family copper-binding protein, with product MVQTTTRRRLLQSSGLLFVAATAGCTGGGSDDGGGDGAPAASFTLGGETSGWQGQSPDEIAETTNPTLQLTAGETYELTWENLDGMEHELIIEDGSRSELEATESNDEKGATESITFEATSEMASYYCEYHPEQMRGSVEVSEE from the coding sequence ATGGTGCAAACCACGACGCGGAGACGACTGCTTCAGTCGAGTGGCCTCCTGTTCGTCGCGGCTACGGCGGGGTGTACCGGCGGGGGTTCCGACGATGGTGGGGGTGACGGGGCACCGGCAGCTTCGTTCACGTTGGGCGGGGAGACGAGTGGCTGGCAGGGTCAGTCGCCCGACGAGATAGCAGAAACGACGAACCCGACGCTCCAACTCACCGCCGGCGAGACGTACGAGCTCACCTGGGAGAACCTCGATGGGATGGAACACGAACTCATCATCGAGGACGGAAGTAGAAGCGAACTAGAGGCGACCGAATCGAACGACGAGAAAGGCGCGACCGAATCGATAACCTTCGAAGCGACGAGTGAGATGGCGTCGTACTACTGTGAGTACCATCCCGAGCAGATGCGAGGAAGCGTCGAAGTCAGCGAGGAGTAG
- a CDS encoding DUF6653 family protein, translated as MSTSSSESTVLPEWVWRRHANPWSGWSRAATTPVLVYALYHRKWRLVATALVWLVVNPAAFPVPETTDAWMTRGVLAEREWLRDGNGTVGLSWPNLLNLLNAPVTAYVGWATLKRRPVHAVVATALLMALKLLWIREIIGLTGVKPGEKFPEE; from the coding sequence ATGAGTACGTCATCGAGCGAATCGACCGTCCTCCCCGAGTGGGTCTGGCGGCGTCACGCGAACCCGTGGAGTGGCTGGAGCCGGGCGGCCACGACGCCCGTGCTGGTGTACGCGCTCTATCACCGCAAGTGGCGACTGGTCGCGACCGCGCTCGTCTGGCTGGTCGTCAATCCCGCAGCGTTTCCCGTGCCCGAAACGACCGACGCGTGGATGACCCGCGGAGTGCTGGCAGAGCGCGAGTGGCTCCGCGACGGTAACGGAACCGTCGGCCTGTCGTGGCCGAACCTCCTCAACCTCCTCAATGCTCCCGTGACGGCTTACGTCGGGTGGGCCACGCTCAAGCGCAGGCCTGTCCACGCAGTCGTCGCGACGGCGCTACTCATGGCGCTCAAGTTGCTGTGGATTCGTGAGATTATCGGACTGACGGGCGTCAAACCCGGTGAGAAATTCCCCGAGGAGTGA
- a CDS encoding MATE family efflux transporter yields the protein MPRIPNPLSALLLSIGLLLSRFGLIAEERARHTADLAWPRIVTGLARMSKNAADVAMVGVALGSTAITGVGFAGPFWGMVFSIGGGLAAGTIALVSQRFGAERFDQLGQAIRASAALVVLVTIPVAALYFLFPVELISLLSSDAQVVAYGADYLRIVAFGVPFGALNLIGSRALIGADDAWTPMVLRATGAVLNIVINAVLIFGLGMGVVGAAIGTVVSNVIVTAAFVVGLSRGSLPGVGALPVTVSPTGRFLDRETMRDVATIGTPVVGRNSVWTVARFPALAIVGMFGPPVAAAYIIARRIWGLINTPGWGFGLAASSLVGQELGKNNEQNAESYGREIVRFSVATYVVAAVVVVTFARPIVELFVGSSGDPTIPVAVDMVYVSAVAVIFQGVTSTVSGALDSTGDTRWPFYAFVIGMFGVAIPFMYLGATTALGIWGIYLAFFGETLVPAFITYYRFTTGKWKEISRSYRPDAAPMDD from the coding sequence GTGCCCCGTATTCCGAACCCGCTGAGCGCCCTCCTTCTCAGCATCGGCCTTCTGCTCTCCCGATTCGGCCTCATCGCCGAGGAGCGAGCGCGCCACACCGCTGACCTCGCGTGGCCCCGCATCGTCACCGGCCTCGCGCGGATGTCGAAGAACGCGGCCGACGTGGCGATGGTCGGCGTCGCGCTCGGGTCGACTGCCATCACGGGCGTCGGTTTCGCCGGTCCCTTCTGGGGGATGGTGTTCAGCATCGGTGGTGGGCTCGCCGCGGGGACCATCGCCCTCGTCTCCCAGCGATTCGGCGCAGAACGCTTCGACCAGCTCGGACAGGCAATCCGCGCCAGTGCCGCGCTCGTCGTTCTCGTGACGATTCCCGTCGCTGCGCTCTACTTTCTGTTCCCGGTCGAACTCATCTCGCTGCTCTCCTCGGACGCGCAGGTGGTCGCCTACGGTGCTGACTACCTCAGAATCGTCGCCTTCGGCGTCCCCTTCGGCGCGCTCAACCTCATCGGGAGTCGCGCGCTCATCGGCGCGGACGACGCCTGGACGCCGATGGTCCTCCGCGCGACCGGCGCGGTGTTGAACATCGTCATCAACGCGGTGCTCATCTTCGGCCTCGGGATGGGGGTCGTCGGCGCGGCCATCGGGACCGTCGTCTCGAACGTCATCGTGACGGCCGCGTTCGTCGTCGGCCTCTCGCGGGGGTCGCTGCCCGGTGTCGGCGCGCTCCCAGTCACCGTCTCGCCGACGGGTCGGTTTCTCGACCGCGAAACGATGCGCGACGTCGCGACCATCGGGACGCCCGTCGTGGGGCGTAATTCCGTCTGGACCGTCGCCCGGTTCCCCGCACTCGCAATCGTCGGTATGTTCGGCCCACCGGTCGCCGCCGCGTACATCATCGCCCGGCGTATCTGGGGGCTCATCAACACTCCCGGCTGGGGATTCGGTCTCGCCGCGAGCAGCCTCGTGGGCCAGGAACTCGGCAAGAACAACGAACAGAACGCAGAGTCCTACGGGCGGGAAATCGTCCGGTTCTCGGTGGCGACCTACGTCGTCGCCGCAGTCGTCGTCGTCACCTTCGCCCGGCCCATCGTCGAACTGTTCGTCGGCAGTTCGGGCGATCCGACGATTCCGGTCGCCGTCGATATGGTCTACGTCTCCGCCGTCGCGGTTATCTTCCAGGGGGTCACGAGCACTGTCTCGGGGGCGCTCGACTCGACGGGGGACACGCGCTGGCCGTTCTACGCCTTCGTCATCGGGATGTTCGGCGTCGCCATCCCGTTCATGTACCTCGGTGCGACGACGGCACTCGGCATCTGGGGAATCTACCTCGCCTTCTTCGGCGAGACGCTCGTGCCCGCGTTCATCACCTACTACCGGTTTACGACCGGCAAGTGGAAGGAGATTAGTCGCTCCTATCGCCCCGATGCGGCTCCGATGGACGACTGA
- a CDS encoding S8 family serine peptidase → MTDLMLFTTGRPEFLYDCSCTVLETYNFGDDVGAAAYVRTDDSHASIKTWDERIKSVEENLDIGIPTAPEATSEAKQETATIEDVRKLHNVPTDSASGKGQTVVAMDSGVDPSHPVFSDDSIKQVDVTGSGKGDEVGHGTAVLGQITRLAPESELISLRIFGDQGKTKTNVIMRAYEWLHNHTDEYDVVNMSWGASQPSEQIDRVHNKLVEKGVRDVVAAGNSGGKSGSPATAERAFSVGACTEAGKMAEFSSYNPELDNPDVTAIGKDNRLAQAKGTTMGEQLSGPWVKASGTSFSSPEVAGMVAKYRTKNPKVKPKQIMQVFEEHARDIKDQPKDGAGLVDYGATVGKKPPNGDGDGKWPTTEATVEQSSEGTEITLGADWVAPGDYDVTRLSETASETILHFSPADSADE, encoded by the coding sequence ATGACAGACCTGATGCTATTTACCACAGGACGCCCGGAATTCCTGTACGATTGCAGTTGCACCGTCCTCGAAACCTACAACTTCGGCGACGACGTGGGCGCGGCGGCCTACGTCCGGACCGACGACTCCCACGCGAGCATAAAGACGTGGGACGAGCGCATCAAGAGCGTCGAGGAGAACCTCGACATCGGCATTCCCACCGCACCGGAAGCCACGAGCGAAGCGAAACAGGAGACAGCCACCATCGAAGACGTGCGCAAACTCCACAACGTCCCCACCGACAGCGCGTCGGGCAAGGGGCAGACCGTCGTCGCGATGGACTCGGGCGTCGACCCGAGCCACCCGGTGTTCAGCGACGACTCGATTAAACAGGTAGACGTGACCGGCAGCGGCAAGGGCGACGAAGTGGGTCACGGAACCGCCGTCCTCGGCCAGATTACCCGCCTCGCACCCGAATCGGAACTCATCTCCCTGCGAATCTTCGGCGACCAGGGCAAGACCAAGACGAACGTCATCATGCGCGCCTACGAGTGGCTGCACAACCACACCGACGAGTACGACGTGGTGAACATGTCGTGGGGCGCGAGCCAGCCCTCCGAGCAGATCGACCGCGTCCACAACAAACTTGTCGAGAAGGGCGTCCGCGACGTAGTCGCCGCTGGGAACTCCGGCGGCAAGAGCGGGAGTCCCGCAACCGCAGAACGCGCCTTTAGCGTCGGGGCCTGCACCGAGGCGGGCAAGATGGCCGAGTTCTCCTCGTACAACCCCGAACTCGACAACCCGGACGTGACCGCCATCGGCAAGGACAACCGCCTCGCGCAGGCGAAGGGAACGACGATGGGCGAGCAACTCTCGGGGCCATGGGTGAAGGCCTCCGGCACGTCGTTTTCCTCTCCGGAAGTCGCCGGGATGGTCGCGAAGTACCGCACCAAGAACCCGAAAGTAAAGCCCAAACAGATTATGCAGGTGTTCGAGGAACACGCCCGCGACATCAAAGACCAGCCGAAAGACGGGGCTGGATTGGTCGATTACGGGGCAACGGTCGGAAAGAAGCCACCCAACGGTGACGGCGACGGCAAATGGCCCACCACCGAAGCGACGGTCGAACAATCGTCGGAGGGAACCGAGATAACGCTGGGTGCTGATTGGGTCGCACCCGGTGACTACGACGTCACACGATTGAGCGAGACAGCCTCGGAGACGATTCTGCACTTCTCACCCGCGGACTCCGCTGACGAGTAG
- a CDS encoding ferritin-like domain-containing protein → MTVTNLRDFFVHNVEDIYYAEKQLLDALQQFEDQTEDEDIAQEFSDHREETEEHIERLEKVFEKLDKEPEKEECEAIEGLLEEHKGFADKDPDQRLLDLHNLVAAQKVEHYEIASYGNLALLADRLDMDEAGDLLHKNLEDEEEALDTLSSFVDDYDYEEIVEASAD, encoded by the coding sequence ATGACTGTAACAAACCTGCGTGACTTCTTCGTACACAACGTAGAGGACATCTACTACGCCGAAAAGCAACTTCTCGACGCGCTCCAGCAGTTCGAAGACCAGACCGAAGACGAGGACATCGCCCAGGAGTTCAGCGACCACCGCGAGGAGACCGAGGAGCACATCGAGCGCCTCGAGAAGGTGTTCGAGAAACTCGACAAAGAGCCAGAAAAAGAGGAGTGTGAGGCCATCGAAGGCCTGCTCGAAGAGCACAAGGGCTTCGCGGACAAGGACCCCGACCAGCGGCTCCTCGACCTGCACAACCTCGTCGCCGCACAGAAAGTCGAGCACTACGAGATTGCCTCCTACGGCAACCTCGCGCTGCTCGCAGACCGACTCGACATGGACGAGGCAGGCGACCTCCTCCACAAGAACCTCGAAGACGAAGAGGAGGCCCTCGACACCCTCTCGTCGTTCGTCGACGACTACGACTACGAAGAAATCGTCGAAGCGTCCGCCGACTAG